A DNA window from Methanobacteriaceae archaeon contains the following coding sequences:
- a CDS encoding hydroxymethylglutaryl-CoA synthase — protein sequence MVGIVGYGAHVPSYRIKVEEIAKVWGDDPVALSRGLVVNEKSVPSPDEDTATIAVTAARYALARAQIDPKDIGAVYVGSESHPYAVKPTASIVAEAVCATPKLTAADLEFACKAGTAGIQMSMGLVDSGMVEYALAIGADTSQGAPGDALEYTASAGGAAYIIGEKNTLADIEHTCSYTTDTPDFYRREGEDYPSHGGRFTGEPAYFKHVLGAAKMLFEETDSKPEDYDYACFHQPNGKFYLRAGKQLGFTTEQIQQGLLTPNIGNTYSGAVPLALSNILDVAEPGDKIFVVSYGSGAGSDGFTLTVKDEIEQRRDLAPKTEDIISNKTYVDYAVYAKYKGKIKM from the coding sequence ATGGTAGGAATAGTAGGATATGGGGCACATGTTCCCTCATATAGAATTAAAGTAGAAGAAATTGCTAAAGTATGGGGAGATGACCCTGTTGCTTTATCAAGAGGATTAGTCGTTAACGAAAAATCTGTACCTTCTCCTGATGAAGATACTGCAACCATTGCAGTAACCGCTGCTAGATATGCTCTTGCAAGAGCTCAAATTGATCCAAAAGATATTGGTGCTGTTTACGTGGGTTCTGAATCCCATCCGTATGCAGTAAAACCAACTGCTTCCATTGTTGCTGAAGCAGTTTGCGCAACACCAAAATTAACTGCTGCAGATTTAGAATTTGCATGTAAAGCAGGTACTGCTGGTATTCAAATGTCCATGGGTCTTGTAGACTCCGGTATGGTTGAATACGCTTTAGCTATTGGTGCTGATACATCACAAGGTGCTCCTGGAGATGCTTTAGAATACACTGCATCTGCTGGTGGTGCTGCTTACATTATCGGTGAGAAAAATACCTTAGCTGATATTGAACATACCTGCAGTTACACCACTGATACTCCTGACTTCTACAGAAGAGAAGGTGAAGACTACCCATCTCACGGTGGACGTTTCACAGGAGAACCAGCTTACTTCAAGCATGTATTAGGTGCTGCAAAAATGTTATTTGAAGAAACTGACTCAAAACCTGAAGATTATGATTATGCTTGTTTCCACCAGCCTAACGGTAAATTCTACTTAAGAGCAGGTAAACAATTAGGATTCACAACCGAGCAAATCCAACAAGGATTACTCACTCCTAATATTGGAAACACATACTCCGGAGCAGTTCCATTAGCATTATCCAACATTTTAGATGTTGCTGAACCTGGAGACAAAATATTTGTTGTTTCATACGGTTCAGGTGCAGGAAGTGACGGTTTCACACTTACTGTTAAAGATGAAATTGAACAAAGAAGAGACTTAGCTCCAAAAACTGAAGATATTATCAGCAATAAAACCTATGTTGATTATGCAGTATATGCTAAATATAAAGGTAAAATTAAAATGTAA